The Streptomonospora litoralis genome window below encodes:
- a CDS encoding ABC transporter permease, translating into MAKFLIRRLLSYLVLIFLASSIAYLIAATTLSPSSYFRQQQPPPSEQAIEQQLEQLNLNPDTPLAERYATWVSGVVVGDFGRTITNESVNEAVARKAGVTLRLITAGTLIGATVGVAVGAYSAVRQYGRFDRSATVAAFFLMAVPAVVVAVTLQVGAVMINDAAGYRLLEYGGEYSANLEAGFWGHLLDRIQHGILPTLALSLSLFAVFSRYQRNMMLDVLGSDFVRTAMAKGLTRRAAMLKHALRTALIPTITYFTFTVGILMANATFTEKIFGWHGMGAWVVDSIVTNDVNAVAAVTCFMAVCVMAASFLSDVLYAWLDPRVRVS; encoded by the coding sequence TTGGCGAAGTTCTTGATCAGGCGGTTGCTCAGCTACCTCGTCCTGATCTTTCTGGCGTCGAGCATCGCCTACCTGATCGCCGCGACGACGCTCAGCCCGAGCAGCTACTTCCGGCAGCAGCAGCCCCCGCCCAGCGAACAGGCGATCGAGCAGCAGCTGGAGCAGCTCAACCTCAACCCCGACACCCCGCTGGCCGAGCGTTACGCCACCTGGGTCTCCGGCGTCGTCGTGGGCGATTTCGGGCGGACCATCACCAACGAGAGCGTCAACGAGGCGGTCGCCCGCAAAGCCGGGGTCACGCTGCGGCTGATCACCGCCGGCACGCTGATCGGCGCGACCGTGGGCGTGGCGGTCGGCGCGTATTCGGCCGTGCGCCAGTACGGCAGGTTCGACCGCAGCGCCACAGTCGCGGCGTTCTTCCTGATGGCGGTGCCCGCCGTGGTCGTGGCCGTCACACTGCAGGTGGGCGCGGTGATGATCAACGACGCCGCCGGCTACCGGTTACTGGAGTACGGCGGCGAATACAGCGCCAATCTCGAAGCCGGATTCTGGGGCCACCTCCTCGACCGCATCCAGCACGGGATCCTGCCGACGCTCGCGCTGTCGCTGTCGCTGTTCGCCGTCTTCAGCCGCTACCAGCGCAACATGATGCTCGACGTGCTGGGATCGGACTTCGTGCGCACGGCCATGGCCAAGGGCCTCACCCGCCGGGCGGCGATGCTCAAGCACGCTCTGCGCACGGCGCTGATCCCGACCATCACCTACTTCACCTTCACGGTCGGCATCCTGATGGCCAACGCCACCTTCACCGAGAAGATCTTCGGCTGGCACGGCATGGGCGCCTGGGTGGTGGACTCGATCGTCACCAACGACGTGAACGCGGTCGCCGCCGTCACCTGCTTCATGGCGGTGTGCGTCATGGCCGCGTCGTTCCTGTCCGACGTGCTCTACGCGTGGCTCGACCCCCGGGTCCGGGTGAGCTGA
- a CDS encoding dipeptide ABC transporter ATP-binding protein, whose product MTATSGTAAAAEELTGAEPGPNSPEVPVLEVRDLQVGFPGGRGNPDVTAVRGVSYEVRRGEILGIVGESGSGKSVSSMAAMGLLPDYARVSGSIKLHGEELLGLDDRTMARKRGRAISMVFQDPLSGLTPVYTVGDQVAEAVRVHNPQMSRSAAQQRAVELLALVGIPDAERRQRSFPHEFSGGMRQRVMIAIAIANDPDVIICDEPTTALDVTIQAQILEVLKAAQRETGAAVLMITHDLGVVAGLVDRVQVMYAGRLVETGKVDDVYYRTRMPYTMGLLGAVPRLDEEEKTSLIPIKGNPPSLTDMPPGCPFAPRCPIAIGECDAAEPPLERVGGEGHRAACIRSGEIEANAWTAHDVYPVTEVEQSPASRVPRVDRDVVLQVEGLTKHHPLMRGALFKRRVGTVYAVDGVGFDIREGETLGLVGESGCGKSSTLMEILSLDEPQGGSVEVLGKRSGKASKRERMDVRRDVQVVFQDPMSSLDPRMRVFEIIAEPLRTHGYSQERTRSRVLELMELVGLDPAAVTRSPAEFSGGQRQRIGIARALALEPRLLVLDEPVSALDVSIQAGVINLLEELKARLGLSYLFVAHDLSVVRHIADRVAVMYLGKIVEIGDVESIYRRPTHPYTKALLSAIPLPDPEKERQRSHIVLQGDLPNPADPPSGCRFRTRCQKFAVLSEEDRTACREREPELLHRVEGADDQAAACHYADARELP is encoded by the coding sequence ATGACCGCAACCAGTGGTACGGCCGCCGCGGCCGAGGAGCTGACGGGCGCCGAGCCGGGGCCGAACAGCCCCGAGGTCCCCGTCCTCGAAGTCCGCGACCTGCAGGTGGGTTTCCCCGGCGGCCGCGGCAACCCCGACGTCACCGCGGTGCGCGGGGTCAGCTACGAGGTGCGCCGCGGCGAGATCCTGGGCATCGTCGGCGAGTCGGGATCGGGCAAGTCGGTCTCGTCGATGGCGGCCATGGGGCTGCTGCCCGACTACGCGCGGGTCAGCGGCTCCATCAAGCTGCACGGCGAGGAGCTGCTCGGGCTGGACGACCGGACCATGGCGCGCAAGCGCGGCCGCGCCATCTCCATGGTCTTCCAGGACCCGCTGTCGGGGCTGACGCCCGTCTACACCGTCGGCGACCAGGTCGCCGAGGCGGTGCGGGTGCACAACCCGCAGATGTCGCGCTCGGCCGCGCAGCAGCGTGCCGTCGAGCTGCTCGCCTTGGTGGGCATCCCCGACGCCGAGCGTCGGCAGCGGTCCTTCCCGCACGAGTTCTCCGGCGGGATGCGCCAGCGCGTGATGATCGCGATCGCGATCGCCAACGACCCCGACGTCATCATCTGCGACGAGCCGACCACGGCGCTCGACGTCACCATCCAGGCCCAGATCCTGGAGGTGCTCAAGGCGGCCCAGCGCGAGACCGGCGCCGCCGTGCTGATGATCACCCACGACCTGGGCGTCGTGGCGGGGCTGGTGGACCGCGTCCAGGTGATGTACGCGGGGCGACTGGTCGAGACCGGCAAGGTCGACGACGTCTACTACCGCACCCGCATGCCCTACACCATGGGCCTGCTGGGGGCGGTGCCGCGCCTGGACGAGGAGGAGAAGACCTCCCTCATCCCGATCAAGGGCAACCCGCCCAGCCTCACCGACATGCCCCCCGGTTGCCCCTTCGCGCCGCGCTGCCCCATCGCGATCGGCGAGTGCGACGCCGCCGAACCGCCGCTGGAGCGTGTCGGCGGCGAAGGGCACCGGGCCGCGTGCATCCGCTCCGGCGAGATCGAGGCCAACGCGTGGACGGCCCACGACGTCTACCCGGTGACCGAGGTCGAGCAGAGTCCCGCCTCCCGCGTGCCGCGGGTCGACCGCGACGTGGTGCTGCAAGTCGAAGGGCTGACCAAGCACCACCCGCTGATGCGCGGTGCGCTGTTCAAGCGGCGGGTGGGCACCGTCTACGCCGTCGACGGGGTCGGCTTCGACATCCGCGAGGGCGAGACGCTCGGCCTGGTGGGCGAGTCCGGGTGCGGCAAGTCCAGCACCCTGATGGAGATCCTCAGCCTGGACGAGCCGCAGGGCGGCTCGGTCGAGGTGCTGGGCAAGCGCTCGGGCAAGGCGTCCAAGCGCGAGCGCATGGACGTGCGCCGCGACGTGCAGGTGGTCTTCCAGGATCCGATGAGCTCGCTGGACCCGCGCATGCGTGTCTTCGAGATCATCGCCGAGCCGCTGCGCACCCACGGCTACTCCCAGGAGCGGACCCGCTCGCGGGTGCTGGAGCTGATGGAGCTGGTGGGGCTGGACCCCGCGGCGGTCACGCGCTCGCCGGCGGAGTTCTCCGGCGGGCAGCGGCAGCGCATCGGCATCGCCCGCGCACTGGCGCTGGAGCCGCGGCTGCTGGTGCTCGACGAGCCGGTGTCGGCGCTGGACGTCTCCATCCAGGCCGGCGTGATCAACCTGCTGGAGGAGCTCAAGGCACGGCTTGGGCTCTCCTATCTGTTCGTGGCGCACGACCTCTCCGTGGTGCGCCACATCGCCGACCGCGTGGCGGTGATGTACCTGGGCAAGATCGTCGAGATCGGCGACGTCGAGTCGATCTACCGGCGCCCGACCCATCCCTACACCAAGGCGCTGCTTTCGGCGATCCCGCTGCCCGACCCGGAGAAGGAGCGGCAGCGGTCCCACATCGTGCTGCAGGGGGACCTGCCCAACCCGGCGGACCCGCCGTCGGGGTGCCGGTTCCGTACCCGGTGCCAGAAGTTCGCCGTCCTCAGCGAGGAGGACCGGACCGCCTGCCGGGAACGAGAACCGGAACTGCTGCACCGTGTGGAGGGGGCGGACGACCAGGCCGCCGCCTGCCACTACGCGGATGCCCGCGAACTGCCCTGA
- a CDS encoding C40 family peptidase, which produces MTGPKRILARFHGNGSDRGASILESAALIGIAAVIVVGLSMSSIGDTLHDATRKYVCRVEGPDCGEETWVERERPEKPEEYTWTLASAWDGEVRGEGSAKVAIEFALAQRGKPYQWGARGRQSYDCSSLMMESWREAGVSIPRTTWTQINSLQRIPKSDLKPGDLIFFHTMEGYPPPTHVGMYIGGGQMVHAGDPVQVVQVIGNSHWESIWYGQARVPQG; this is translated from the coding sequence GTGACGGGGCCGAAGAGGATACTCGCCCGCTTTCACGGCAACGGGAGCGATCGTGGCGCCTCGATTCTGGAGAGTGCCGCACTTATCGGTATCGCTGCTGTCATCGTCGTCGGCCTGTCGATGTCGTCGATCGGCGATACCCTCCATGACGCCACGCGGAAGTACGTCTGCCGCGTCGAGGGCCCCGACTGCGGTGAGGAGACCTGGGTCGAGCGGGAGCGTCCGGAAAAGCCTGAAGAGTACACCTGGACTCTTGCCAGCGCCTGGGACGGGGAAGTCCGCGGCGAAGGCAGCGCGAAAGTAGCTATCGAATTCGCGTTGGCGCAGCGCGGGAAGCCTTACCAGTGGGGTGCGCGCGGGCGGCAGTCCTATGACTGCTCCTCGTTGATGATGGAATCCTGGCGGGAAGCCGGAGTCTCCATCCCGCGGACGACATGGACGCAGATCAACTCCCTTCAGCGCATCCCCAAGAGTGACCTCAAACCGGGCGACCTGATCTTCTTCCACACCATGGAGGGCTATCCGCCCCCGACCCACGTGGGCATGTACATCGGCGGCGGGCAGATGGTGCACGCCGGCGATCCCGTTCAAGTGGTGCAGGTCATCGGCAATTCCCACTGGGAGTCCATCTGGTACGGCCAGGCGCGGGTCCCCCAGGGATGA
- a CDS encoding ABC transporter permease, with product MSMAAEREAAGPESTGMEISGRWMSLAKELLATRRVVVGLAVLILLVAMAWLGPLFSPWGFGERDFTAFRSPPSADHWFGTGTTGRDIFHLTMVGLQKSILIGLCAALATTVIAALVGAFAGYYLGFTDRALMWVTDLFLVLPQFLILAILYPVLRDQGWIVFVLLLACLMWMVTAKMVRGMTISLKEREYVLAARFMGVSNRRIILRHILPNMSSLLIVDATINVSSAIILETALSYFGFGVQPPDVTLGSLIAEGSRQALAFPWTFWFCTGLLIVLVLAVNLVGDGLRDALDPHSKSRT from the coding sequence ATGAGCATGGCAGCCGAGCGCGAGGCGGCCGGTCCCGAATCCACCGGGATGGAGATCTCGGGCCGCTGGATGTCCTTGGCCAAGGAGCTGCTGGCCACCCGCCGCGTCGTGGTGGGACTGGCCGTCCTCATCCTGCTCGTCGCCATGGCGTGGCTGGGGCCGCTGTTCAGCCCGTGGGGGTTCGGTGAGCGCGACTTCACCGCGTTCCGCAGCCCGCCCTCGGCCGACCACTGGTTCGGTACCGGCACCACCGGCCGCGACATCTTCCACCTGACCATGGTCGGGCTGCAGAAGTCCATCCTGATCGGCCTGTGCGCGGCCCTGGCCACGACCGTCATCGCCGCGCTGGTGGGCGCGTTCGCGGGGTACTACCTGGGCTTCACCGACCGCGCGCTGATGTGGGTCACCGACTTGTTCCTGGTGCTGCCGCAGTTTCTGATCCTGGCCATCCTCTACCCGGTGCTGCGCGACCAGGGCTGGATCGTCTTCGTGCTGCTGCTCGCGTGCCTGATGTGGATGGTCACCGCGAAGATGGTGCGCGGCATGACGATCTCGCTCAAGGAGCGCGAGTACGTACTCGCCGCCCGGTTCATGGGTGTCAGCAACCGCCGGATCATCCTGCGCCACATCCTGCCCAACATGTCGTCGCTGCTTATCGTGGACGCGACGATCAACGTCAGTTCCGCCATCATCCTGGAGACCGCGCTGTCCTACTTCGGATTCGGCGTCCAGCCGCCCGACGTCACCCTCGGCTCGCTGATCGCCGAGGGGTCGCGCCAGGCCCTGGCCTTCCCGTGGACGTTCTGGTTCTGCACCGGGCTGCTCATCGTGCTCGTCCTGGCCGTCAACCTCGTCGGCGACGGGCTGCGCGACGCCCTTGACCCGCACTCCAAGAGCAGGACCTAG
- a CDS encoding ABC transporter family substrate-binding protein — MRIRRAAKFGAPIAALALMASACGGGGEESNNNEETLADIPAIDINKTDRSELQDGGTFHWGINEFPPQYQVHHTQGNLANAERIASAVLPQAHYFDKNGEPHVDKDYVLSTEMSEDSTTLTYELNPDAVWSNGEPITWEDYAAVVQTVGGHRENSDEFNVGDTSGYERISEVEQGEDKFEVVFTFSKPFAEWPRLFDAVYPKEYMEDPKKFNEGYQKAFPVTAGPFGDVEFDETAQTVTVNRDEDWWGDPAKLDSIVYHTYGNDALPGVMNNGEIDGYYLGYDAAAYDQLKDADGVRFTKAIDNAYRHMTFNGGKGSLLEETKVRNALVHAIDRAQMASATLSGVNWPTDPTVNRLIRSKQTGFKDNSEGYGEYDPEKAAKMLDEAGWTQESEGAVRTKDGEKLELNWVIPADIQNTADEAEIAKAQLKEVGVGVNINTVPANSFFPEYIVPGKYDATTFVYSSTNPYAGYFAENFTGPVGETESGEPNWGNNLHKFSTDEINAAFAELSTLTDPEEYAAKANEIDRMLWEQSMAVPLFQRPGLYAVDPKVANWGANALASIHYEDIGFTQ, encoded by the coding sequence GTGCGAATCAGACGCGCCGCTAAATTCGGCGCCCCGATCGCGGCTCTGGCCCTTATGGCGAGCGCCTGCGGCGGTGGCGGCGAGGAGAGCAACAACAACGAGGAGACCCTCGCCGACATCCCCGCCATCGACATCAACAAGACCGACCGCTCCGAACTGCAGGACGGCGGTACGTTCCACTGGGGGATCAACGAGTTCCCGCCGCAGTACCAGGTCCACCACACCCAGGGGAACCTGGCCAACGCCGAGCGCATCGCCTCGGCCGTACTGCCCCAGGCGCACTACTTCGACAAGAACGGTGAGCCCCACGTCGACAAGGACTACGTCCTCTCCACCGAGATGAGCGAGGACAGCACGACGCTGACCTACGAGCTCAACCCGGACGCGGTGTGGTCCAACGGCGAGCCCATCACCTGGGAGGACTACGCCGCCGTGGTGCAGACCGTCGGCGGGCACCGCGAGAATTCCGACGAGTTCAACGTCGGCGACACCTCCGGCTACGAGCGCATCAGCGAGGTCGAACAGGGCGAGGACAAGTTCGAGGTGGTCTTCACCTTCAGCAAGCCCTTCGCCGAGTGGCCGCGCCTCTTCGACGCCGTGTACCCCAAGGAGTACATGGAGGACCCGAAGAAGTTCAACGAGGGCTACCAGAAGGCGTTCCCGGTCACCGCCGGGCCCTTCGGCGACGTCGAGTTCGACGAGACCGCCCAGACGGTCACCGTCAACCGCGACGAGGACTGGTGGGGCGACCCCGCCAAGCTGGACTCCATCGTTTACCACACCTACGGCAACGACGCGCTGCCGGGCGTGATGAACAACGGGGAGATCGACGGCTACTACCTCGGCTACGACGCGGCGGCCTACGACCAGCTCAAGGACGCCGACGGAGTCCGGTTCACCAAGGCCATCGACAACGCCTACCGGCACATGACCTTCAACGGCGGCAAGGGGAGCCTCCTCGAAGAGACGAAGGTCCGCAACGCCCTCGTGCACGCCATCGATCGGGCGCAGATGGCCTCGGCGACGCTGAGCGGCGTCAACTGGCCCACCGACCCCACGGTCAACCGGCTCATCCGCTCCAAGCAGACCGGGTTCAAGGACAACAGCGAGGGCTACGGCGAGTACGACCCGGAGAAGGCCGCCAAGATGCTGGACGAGGCCGGCTGGACCCAGGAGTCCGAAGGCGCGGTCCGCACCAAGGACGGCGAGAAGCTGGAACTGAACTGGGTTATCCCCGCCGACATCCAGAACACCGCGGACGAGGCGGAGATCGCCAAGGCGCAGCTCAAGGAGGTCGGCGTCGGCGTCAACATCAACACCGTGCCGGCGAACTCGTTCTTCCCCGAGTACATCGTTCCGGGCAAGTACGACGCCACGACCTTCGTCTACTCCAGCACCAACCCCTACGCCGGGTACTTCGCGGAGAACTTCACCGGCCCGGTGGGCGAGACCGAGAGCGGCGAGCCCAACTGGGGCAACAACCTGCACAAGTTCAGCACCGACGAGATCAACGCGGCGTTCGCCGAACTGTCGACGCTGACCGACCCCGAGGAGTACGCGGCCAAGGCCAACGAGATCGACCGGATGCTCTGGGAGCAGAGCATGGCGGTGCCGCTGTTCCAGCGTCCCGGCCTCTACGCGGTCGACCCCAAGGTCGCCAACTGGGGCGCCAACGCCCTGGCCTCGATCCACTACGAGGACATCGGCTTCACTCAATAG
- a CDS encoding OmpA family protein — MKKQESRAGNRPLRPLRTRFPLFPSVLILVIALLTSCVTSGDERGTDENHEQPTSPPLQSGAPPSPSRNPIVGSTTTTSTAAGDSMRIDIHGLNRQKNTAVVLELSIRNLGSEEAGIPNPPREGEGSADFQPFFLIDGKNRKKHLPMLYANGECYCSNWEKLELDGGETLSAWVAFPAPPDKVDSMIFGSAIAPPILDIPVKQRTARSEHSATSDLAPSKIWNLRSIENELADGTVREETGDEVSISLSTDVLFDLNEATLSTTAREKLKQVANEIDDASDSSIKIDGHTDSSGTDSINNPLSHERASAVEESLASLVSRSNVEFEVEGHGSDQPIATNETKEGRKKNRRVTITFAR, encoded by the coding sequence ATGAAGAAACAGGAATCGCGAGCAGGCAATCGCCCTCTTCGCCCCCTCCGAACTCGATTCCCCCTGTTTCCAAGCGTACTGATACTCGTAATTGCGCTGCTTACCTCGTGCGTGACAAGCGGTGACGAGAGAGGCACCGATGAAAACCACGAGCAGCCCACTTCTCCGCCTTTGCAATCCGGAGCTCCACCCAGCCCCTCCAGAAATCCGATCGTTGGCAGCACGACCACGACTTCGACGGCGGCCGGCGATAGCATGCGCATTGACATACACGGATTAAATCGACAGAAGAATACTGCGGTTGTACTTGAGCTATCGATAAGAAACCTCGGCTCCGAGGAGGCAGGAATCCCCAATCCTCCTCGCGAAGGCGAGGGCTCTGCCGATTTTCAACCCTTCTTCCTGATCGATGGAAAAAACAGGAAGAAGCACCTTCCGATGCTGTACGCCAATGGCGAGTGTTACTGCAGCAATTGGGAGAAATTGGAATTGGATGGCGGCGAGACTTTGAGTGCTTGGGTCGCATTCCCTGCTCCTCCGGATAAGGTCGATTCAATGATCTTTGGGTCCGCCATAGCTCCACCGATCCTCGACATTCCCGTCAAGCAGCGGACGGCAAGGTCTGAGCATTCGGCTACGAGCGACCTAGCTCCCTCGAAGATTTGGAACCTTCGTTCCATCGAGAACGAACTGGCAGACGGCACAGTTCGTGAAGAGACCGGGGACGAGGTATCGATTTCGCTATCCACAGACGTGTTGTTTGACCTCAATGAAGCTACTCTCAGCACTACAGCGAGAGAGAAATTGAAGCAAGTTGCAAACGAGATTGACGATGCGTCCGATAGTTCAATAAAAATTGACGGCCATACTGACAGCAGCGGCACTGACTCGATCAATAATCCCCTCTCGCATGAGCGAGCAAGCGCGGTCGAGGAATCACTCGCCTCTTTGGTCAGCCGATCAAACGTAGAGTTTGAGGTTGAAGGGCATGGATCAGATCAACCAATCGCCACAAACGAGACAAAAGAGGGAAGAAAGAAGAACCGGCGCGTGACAATCACATTTGCCCGATAG
- a CDS encoding esterase-like activity of phytase family protein — MRSAAALGTAASLLLAGLSAPALSHADTAGSATARLLGVHVLEHGLDYRGTTVGGLSGIDYDPDSGEYVLISDDRSEHGPARYYSAEIGLSGGGIGGVALTGATALRRFDRTPFPALEDWHPPRWCAHAGGYCDLRGPVDPEAVRFDPRGHRVWWSTEGERSVGDTRTVLLDPLVRATDDAGRFRGHLRTPSNLRMDDGDTGPRRNLTAEGFAFADHGRLIVTAMEGPLLQDGDLPTPESGTLTRVTVQNRGGWVRDQYAYPLEPVPAEPEPAGGYYDNGVTDILALDAGRADRYLVLERSYVEGVGNTVRIFTADTGGATDVSRTESLADAEDVTPMSKRLLVDLGETGLDHVDNVEGMTWGPDLPSGERTLLLVSDDNFSDSQVTQIVALAV, encoded by the coding sequence ATGAGATCCGCTGCCGCCCTCGGTACAGCCGCCTCCCTCCTTCTCGCCGGCCTGTCCGCCCCCGCGCTCTCCCACGCCGACACCGCGGGTTCCGCGACCGCCCGCCTGCTCGGCGTCCACGTACTCGAACACGGACTGGACTACCGCGGGACGACCGTCGGCGGACTGTCCGGTATCGACTACGACCCCGACAGCGGCGAGTACGTGCTGATCAGCGACGACCGCTCGGAGCACGGCCCGGCGCGCTACTACTCCGCCGAGATCGGGCTCTCCGGCGGCGGTATCGGCGGCGTCGCGCTCACCGGCGCCACCGCACTGCGGCGCTTCGACCGGACGCCCTTCCCCGCGCTTGAGGACTGGCACCCGCCGCGCTGGTGCGCCCACGCCGGCGGGTACTGCGACCTGCGGGGACCCGTCGATCCGGAGGCCGTCCGCTTCGATCCGCGGGGCCACCGGGTGTGGTGGAGCACCGAGGGGGAGCGCAGCGTCGGCGACACGCGCACCGTCCTGCTGGACCCCCTGGTGCGCGCGACCGACGACGCGGGCCGGTTCCGCGGCCACCTGCGCACCCCGTCCAACCTGCGCATGGACGACGGCGATACGGGACCGCGCCGGAACCTGACCGCCGAAGGATTCGCCTTCGCCGACCACGGCAGGCTGATCGTGACGGCCATGGAAGGCCCGCTGCTGCAGGACGGCGACCTGCCCACACCCGAATCCGGGACGCTGACCCGGGTGACGGTGCAGAACCGCGGCGGGTGGGTGCGCGATCAGTACGCCTACCCGCTGGAACCGGTCCCCGCCGAGCCCGAACCGGCCGGCGGCTACTACGACAACGGGGTCACCGACATCCTCGCCCTGGACGCGGGCCGCGCCGACCGGTACCTCGTGCTGGAGCGCTCCTACGTGGAGGGCGTCGGCAACACGGTGCGGATCTTCACGGCCGACACCGGCGGGGCCACCGACGTATCGCGGACCGAATCCTTGGCGGACGCGGAGGACGTCACGCCGATGAGTAAGCGCCTGCTGGTCGACCTCGGCGAGACGGGACTCGACCACGTGGACAACGTCGAGGGCATGACCTGGGGACCCGACCTGCCCAGCGGCGAGCGCACGCTGCTGCTGGTCAGCGACGACAACTTCAGCGACTCCCAGGTGACGCAGATCGTCGCGTTGGCGGTGTAG
- a CDS encoding GntR family transcriptional regulator, with amino-acid sequence MDYDPTRPKWQQIAEVLRERIDSGTYPPHHKFSEVQLESEFDVARVTVRKAIKALREEGRVVTSHGMGSFVADTDSRK; translated from the coding sequence GTGGACTACGACCCGACCCGACCGAAGTGGCAGCAGATCGCGGAAGTCCTGCGCGAGCGCATCGACTCGGGCACCTATCCGCCCCATCACAAGTTCTCCGAAGTGCAGCTTGAGAGCGAGTTCGATGTCGCGCGCGTAACAGTACGCAAAGCGATCAAGGCACTACGTGAAGAGGGTCGAGTCGTGACCTCGCATGGCATGGGTTCGTTCGTGGCCGACACGGACTCCCGGAAGTAG
- a CDS encoding MerR family transcriptional regulator — protein sequence MRISQLAARSGVAASTLRYYDERGLLPARRTAAGYRVYDGVDLQRLGLITAAKRLGLPLDEIAELIETWRDGVCAQVKSSLRPRLAARLAAAQGRAADLATFTDTLRSTLDRLDALPDTQDPCGPDCRLPDHRPLLDDEAHSPVGRADEGESDIACSLDSAEMADRSEEWRAVLRGSRREEIPGGLRAVLPAERAPQAARLAAAEQRCCPFISFTLLFAYGSVSLEVRAPAEARPMLGDVFGAAGDGGGWREGEAV from the coding sequence ATGCGCATCTCGCAGCTGGCCGCACGCTCGGGCGTCGCGGCTTCCACGCTGCGCTACTACGACGAGCGCGGGCTGCTGCCCGCCCGGCGCACCGCGGCCGGCTACCGGGTATACGACGGCGTCGATTTGCAGCGCCTGGGCCTCATCACCGCCGCGAAGCGGCTCGGTCTGCCGCTGGACGAGATCGCCGAGCTTATCGAGACATGGCGGGACGGAGTCTGCGCGCAGGTGAAATCCTCACTGCGGCCGCGTCTCGCCGCGCGGCTCGCCGCCGCGCAGGGGCGCGCCGCCGACCTCGCCACGTTCACCGACACCCTGCGCAGCACCCTCGACCGCCTGGACGCGCTGCCGGACACGCAGGACCCGTGCGGCCCCGACTGCCGGCTGCCCGATCACCGTCCGCTGTTGGACGACGAGGCACACTCGCCGGTCGGTAGGGCCGACGAGGGCGAGTCGGACATCGCATGCTCGCTGGACTCCGCGGAGATGGCAGACCGCTCCGAGGAGTGGCGCGCCGTGCTGCGCGGCTCGCGGCGCGAGGAGATCCCCGGCGGCCTGCGCGCCGTGCTCCCGGCGGAGCGCGCGCCCCAGGCCGCCCGACTGGCGGCCGCCGAACAGCGCTGCTGCCCGTTCATCTCCTTCACTCTGCTCTTCGCCTACGGCTCGGTGAGCCTGGAGGTCCGCGCGCCCGCCGAGGCCCGCCCGATGCTCGGCGACGTCTTCGGGGCCGCGGGCGACGGCGGGGGGTGGCGCGAGGGCGAGGCAGTCTGA
- a CDS encoding pilus assembly protein TadG-related protein: MFIRSRRPSNRDLGQANLFMLVGLTVALLAIMLLFVRLGSANNFRSDAQTAADAAALAAAGVARDNAARSLANAEPPYSRLYDAAKGRAAAERYAETNGAILKNIRASDDSQGNLGNIVRVEIQTSNCQRELQEDRSRHWSNITCGQENAEEEGSTHTGNAAAIAEVVVPDCRYVLDGIDVVALSCAGERVESFAHAQQLIDVRLTDSEGQYIYKPTGDDLAFAPPQRETPS, translated from the coding sequence ATGTTCATTCGTTCGCGTAGGCCTTCCAACAGGGATCTTGGTCAAGCAAACCTGTTTATGCTCGTTGGTCTAACGGTAGCGCTTCTCGCGATAATGCTGCTTTTCGTCCGCCTCGGAAGCGCCAACAACTTCCGAAGCGATGCGCAGACCGCTGCTGATGCCGCCGCCTTGGCTGCTGCTGGGGTGGCTCGCGACAACGCAGCGCGGTCACTCGCCAATGCCGAGCCGCCGTACAGCCGCCTCTATGATGCAGCTAAAGGCCGGGCAGCGGCGGAGCGCTATGCCGAGACAAATGGGGCAATCCTTAAAAACATTCGGGCAAGCGATGACAGCCAGGGAAACCTAGGAAATATCGTTCGCGTAGAGATCCAGACTTCGAATTGTCAGCGCGAACTTCAGGAAGATAGAAGCAGACATTGGTCGAATATCACCTGCGGCCAGGAGAACGCAGAGGAAGAAGGATCGACACACACAGGAAATGCGGCAGCAATCGCCGAGGTTGTTGTTCCCGATTGCCGGTATGTTCTTGACGGAATTGATGTCGTAGCACTGTCCTGCGCTGGCGAACGCGTTGAGAGCTTTGCCCACGCTCAACAATTGATCGATGTGCGACTGACCGACTCAGAAGGTCAGTACATATACAAACCGACAGGGGACGACTTGGCATTTGCTCCACCTCAAAGAGAAACGCCGTCATGA